ACAGGGTAACGGCGGCTCTGATTGGTGAAACCCTGATGCGATCGGCTGATCGAAATCAAGGGCTTCAAGAACTGTTTGGGGGATAAGACGGAGAGTTTCAGATGGCAAACCGTACGCGCATAAAAATAGGGGTCTCTCCTGATGGTAAAAACATCAATCATGAATGCGGAGCCCTGCACCCGGAACTCATCTCCCGAAAGGTTCTTGAGGTCGGAGCCGATATTGGTATTGCCCTGGATGGGGACGGAGACCGGCTCATTGTCTCCGATGAAAACGGTGCTATTGTGGACGGTGACCATATTATGGCCATATGTGCGGCTGACCTTATGGCCAGAAAGAAGCTTAAGAAGAAAACCCTTGTCTCCACCGTTATGAGCAATATCGGTTTGGAAATAGCCATGGACAAAATCGGCGGCAAACTGGTTCGCACTGCTGTCGGCGACCGCTACGTTGTTGAGAATATGCGCGCTAACAAATACAATTTTGGCGGAGAGCAGTCCGGTCACCTGATTTTCCTGGATCATTCGACTACAGGCGATGGTATTCTGGCAGCACTCCAACTCATGGCCATCATGATCAAACAAAACAAACCGGTGTCAGAACTCGCCAAGATCATGGAGGCCTTTCCCCAAGTACTTAAGAATGTTCGCACCAGCAAAAAGCTTGATTTAGACCTGGTACCAAACTTTCAAAGCAGTGTTAAAAAAATGGAGAAAAAACTCGGCAAGGACGGTCGAATCCTGGTTCGCCTTTCCGGTACAGAGCCAGTTGTCAGGGTCATGCTTGAAGGCAAAGACCATGCCACAATCGGCACTATGGCTGATGAGCTCTGCGATATCCTCCGAAAGGCCGATGGACAGTAGCTTTTATCACGTATGATTTACACAGCGGACTTAAAAGATTACCTGCTTAAATTAGCCACAAAAACACACGAAAAAAGCAGTTATCAGTGTGTTTCTGTGTGTTTCCGTGGCAAAAAATCTTTTCAAACGTCATTGCGACTCCCGATAACGGAGATCAACTAAAATCTTTGCGTACTCTGCGCCTCAAGCGAAGCGGGCGGTTTATTGAACTTAGTGCACTGCGTGCGGGCTTTCAGTTCATTATATAAAGTTTGCTTTTAGCAATGAGCACCTAGCTAAAAGAGATATAAAAATTTCCGTTACTATCACGTACCCTAAATGAACAGTTAAATGAAAATTCGCCTCGATAAACTATTAGTTGATACCAAGCTTGCTGACACAAGGCAGAAAGCCCAGGCGCTCATATTGGCTGGCCTGGTACAAGTAGGTTCACACAGATCGGACAAACCGGGAGTCATGGTCCCGATTGACAGCCAGATTACAGTCAAGGGACAGGATTGTCCTTTTGTAAGTCGGGGGGGGCTGAAACTGGCAAAAGGAATTCAATATTTTGCCATCAATCCACAATCACTTATCTGTGCTGACATCGGGGCCTCAACAGGTGGTTTCACAGACTGTCTCCTGCAAAATGGTGCCAAAAAAGTGTATGCAGTGGATGTTGGCTATGGTCAGCTTGACTGGAAACTCCGGCAAGATGATCGAGTTATCGTCAAGGAACGAACCAACGCCAGACATCTCACCCCGGCAGATTTTGACGAACCAATTCAACTGGCAGTTATAGATGCCGCCTTTATCTCCCTCAAGATACTTTTGCCGCCGCTTTTGCCCTTGTTTTCCAAGGAGATTGCCATACTGGCCTTGATCAAACCCCAATTTGAGGTCGGCAAAGGCAACGTAGGCAAGGGGGGGGGTTGTCAAAGACCCTGACTTACACAGCCAGGTAGTTGAAGATATCCTCTCTTTTATCACCACTATCGGCCTATCCTCAATGGGAGTTACAGATTCTCCGATTTTAGGCCCAAAGGGCAACAAAGAGTTCCTTATCTATCTCAGGGGCTAACCCCCTTATTCTATTCCCGTCATACCAGCTTTTACTCCAGCCGAAATCGCTTCTTGACAGGGCACATCATATTAATAGTATACTAATAGAAACGAAACTATTCAGGTGATGCCCCCAAAATAGCGGAAACCACCGAAACGTAACGTATAGTCACATAGAAACTTTTGCAGTTCCACTCCAAACGAGGCCACTATGAAAAATCTCTGCTTTGGCTTTTTCCTTGCTCTTTGTTTAACCATTCTCTGCTTCCAGAAATCTGCTTTATGCTCAGAAGAACTCCCTTCACCATCGCCATCGCCCCCTCAACTCATCAAAACTGTACGGGTAGGAATCTATCTTAATTTCCCCTTTGTTTATGAAAATAAGGGTCTGCCGACTGGATTTCACGCCGAACTCTTAAAAAAAGTTGCAGAACAGGAAGGCTGGAAACTGGAGTACCAATTCCTTGGCTCCTTAAAGAACGTCATCGATGGGCTTGAGGATGGCTCTCTTGATCTCAGCATGGGCCTGGTCAAAACAGATGACAGGCAAAAATTACTGACATTCTCGACTGAAAAAACCGCCGCCCAGAGAAACCAGATCTTCATACAGTCTGATCGTCAGGACATCCGCCAAATTGCCGATCTTGACGGCAAAACAGTAGGTTACATTAATCAAGACAGCATTGGCGATAATTTCAGGGAAGTTTGCAGCAAACTTGGCATACAACCAATCACAAGACATATTAACTCCTATGAACAGTTAACCAGTGCGGTAATTACAGGCGTTGTCGATGCAGGTATTTTCAGTGCCTTTCAAGGGAAAAAGGCTGCCCAGAACTATGATTTACGTGCCACACCGATAACATTTAAGAAGACCGAGGTGTTTTTTGCCGCCTCTAAAACTGCCGACGGTCAACTTATCAGCACAATCGACCAACACCTGAAAGCCTGGAAAAAGATCAATGACTCCCCCTTTCACACACTTGAAAACAAATTTCTCACCAACAGTTTATCCCAATCGCCAAAATGGACATCCCGCGAGATTCTGATCACGGTTTTCTCCTGTTTACTTCTCATTTTTCTGGCCATTCTGCTTGGCAATTTCATGGCCCGTGAAACGACCACCAACAGCCTCTCAAAATCATCAATCCGAAACCTTCTACTGTTTATCCTCGGCATTACAACAACCTTCTGGATTCTGGACTCATTTGTGGAATGGTTCTTTTTCAACTCGGAACAACAGCTGGGATTACTCGAACTCTTTTTGACCGATATCCCCCCAGAGAACCTCTATATACGGGGAATGTTTTTTGGCATCAGCTGTTTCTTTGGCATTTTCGTCGCTAAATACATGAGCAAATACGAAGAATCACTCAACTTCCTTATGCGCAGTGTCGACCAGTTCGAAGAGTTGATGGACAATGCGCCTGACATGATTTATCGAATGGCACTTCCAAGCGGACGCTATGATTTTGTCAGCAAGGCCTCAATAGATATCAGCGGCTACAGTCCCGATCAGTTTTACAAACGCCCGCGACTGATGGAGGAGATTATTCATCCTGACTGGAAAAACTATTTCAATAACCAGTGGAATAAACTTCTTGAAGGCGAAATGGAGCCTTTTTATGAATACCAGATAATTACTAAATCACGTGAAACCCGGTTAATTAACCAGCGCAACAGACCGTGCACAAATAAATCAGGGGAACTGACTGCCATCGAGGCAATCGTAACAGACATTACTGAGTTCAAGGCACCAGTCACAGCCGAGACAAAAGATCATATCATAAGCTAAGAATGGAAGAACGAGACCTGACCATCTCTCCCGACCTGACTCTTACTATGATTAACCCCGCCTATATGACTCGCCAACTTTATGAACTTGATTACCTTCAAAGACAATGAATGTGCAATAGGCGCAAGTATTGGAATCAGTTGCTTTTCTGAGGATGGTGCCGACATTGACAACCTTATGAAAAAATCTGATACCGCAATGTACAAAGTAAAAACTCAGTCTCGCGGCAGTTTTAAGTTTTCCTGATACAAGGCGTCTTCTCTAATGAGGGTTTCACAGCACAATG
The window above is part of the Desulfobulbaceae bacterium genome. Proteins encoded here:
- a CDS encoding transporter substrate-binding domain-containing protein, with the translated sequence MKNLCFGFFLALCLTILCFQKSALCSEELPSPSPSPPQLIKTVRVGIYLNFPFVYENKGLPTGFHAELLKKVAEQEGWKLEYQFLGSLKNVIDGLEDGSLDLSMGLVKTDDRQKLLTFSTEKTAAQRNQIFIQSDRQDIRQIADLDGKTVGYINQDSIGDNFREVCSKLGIQPITRHINSYEQLTSAVITGVVDAGIFSAFQGKKAAQNYDLRATPITFKKTEVFFAASKTADGQLISTIDQHLKAWKKINDSPFHTLENKFLTNSLSQSPKWTSREILITVFSCLLLIFLAILLGNFMARETTTNSLSKSSIRNLLLFILGITTTFWILDSFVEWFFFNSEQQLGLLELFLTDIPPENLYIRGMFFGISCFFGIFVAKYMSKYEESLNFLMRSVDQFEELMDNAPDMIYRMALPSGRYDFVSKASIDISGYSPDQFYKRPRLMEEIIHPDWKNYFNNQWNKLLEGEMEPFYEYQIITKSRETRLINQRNRPCTNKSGELTAIEAIVTDITEFKAPVTAETKDHIIS
- a CDS encoding diguanylate cyclase → MNLITFKDNECAIGASIGISCFSEDGADIDNLMKKSDTAMYKVKTQSRGSFKFS